A part of Aspergillus oryzae RIB40 DNA, chromosome 7 genomic DNA contains:
- a CDS encoding uncharacterized protein (predicted protein) translates to MPTAMLFFSPNHRTIPMNHCLDVGTVTWPSLGEELGYGDGYLTDSYAAGLAGMALGCIFFIPAADLIGRKPVYLFASLIMVLANVGQATFQTRTQYIVLHTIAGLAGSVNDTIIQMTIVDLFFVHQRATMNGIYTTMVVVGSHSGRIHHQ, encoded by the exons ATGCCGACGGCCATGTTATTCTTCAGCCCCAACCATCGAACGATCCCAATGAACCATTG TCTGGACGTCGGAACAGTGACCTGGCCTTCCCTGGGAGAGGAGCTCGGTTATGGAGACGGGTATCTCACTGACAGCTATGCGGCTGGATTGGCCGGCATGGCACTCGGGTGCATCTTTTTCATCCCTGCGGCCGACCTAATCGGGCGGAAACCTGTATATCTCTTCGCTTCGTTGATAATGGTGCTGGCGAATGTGGGTCAAGCGACGTTCCAGACCCGAACCCAGTATATCGTCCTACATACGATAGCGGGACTCGCAGGCTCAGTCAACGATACTATTATTCAGATGACT ATCGTGGATCTTTTTTTCGTCCACCAGCGTGCAACAATGAATGGTATCTATACCACAATGGTGGTCGTTGGC TCTCATTCCGGCCGGATACATCATCAGTAG
- a CDS encoding uncharacterized protein (predicted protein), with translation MKYLLARPQTQENLKLWAGNAKLVIASHFFWGAGTDMQKSKQGLLRSLLYSMFSHSPDLFSMACQRRWKATMLDEQDDSIWSVEDLLEAFKTLTSQTEFPTKFCLFIDGLDECTEDHSELIKLLNSLVQSNVKICLSSRRWKVFEDAYGEPEDRRLYLEKNNREDIHSYVQSELEQHPAWGPLVEINPRTSGIVAEITDRSQGVFLWAVLVVRYFHEWLTHGDTMFFLEQKLRNFPVDLELLFKSMLESLHPMYTSYVRRIFKLALTAPEPLPVMAYASLERGVKDESNVHPQGNKPLSYRDQLLRIGQLDRQLQHMGKGLLEVYRQHNEQDALRYRVDFLHRTVRDFFSRNEILQGTDGVSQNIFSKRVLPYQGSACLQLLEM, from the exons ATGAAATATCTACTCGCCCGCCCGCAGACGCAGGAAAACCTCAAATTATGGGCTGGTAACGCGAAGCTGGTGATTGCCAGTCACTTCTTTTGGGGTGCAGGAACCGACATGCAAAAGTCTAAGCAGGGCTTGCTCCGGTCTCTCCTCTACAGTATGTTCTCACACAGCCCAGACCTATTTAGCATGGCATGTCAGCGAAGGTGGAAAGCGACCATGCTTGATGAACAAGACGACAGCATATGGTCTGTTGAAGACTTGTTAGAGGCATTCAAAACTCTGACTAGCCAGACCGAATTCCCAACGAAATTTTGCTTATTTATAGACGGTCTCGATGAATGCACAGAAGATCATTCCGAGTTGATCAAACTGTTGAACTCTCTAGTTCAATCAAATGTCAAGATTTGTCTCTCCAGTCGGCGATGGAAAGTCTTTGAAGATGCCTATGGAGAACCGGAGGACCGAAGATTATACTTGGAAAAGAACAACCGAGAAGATATCCACAGTTATGTTCAGAGTGAACTAGAACAACATCCAGCCTGGGGACCACTTGTTGAAATCAATCCACGGACTAGTGGTATTGTCGCTGAAATTACCGATCGGTCCCAGGGTGTCTTTCTCTGGGCGGTTCTGGTGGTGCGCTACTTCCATGAATGGTTGACGCACGGCGACAcgatgttcttcttggaacAGAAGCTTAGAAACTTTCCTGTCGACCTTGAGCTGCTCTTCAAGTCCATGCTTGAATCATTACACCCGATGTATACTTCCTATGTGAGGCGCATATTCAAGCTTGCGTTAACTGCTCCTGAGCCCCTACCCGTGATGGCGTATGCCTCACTAGAAAGAGGTGTCAAAGATGAAAGCAATGTCCATCCACAGGGGAACAAACCTCTCAGTTACAGAGACCAATTACTACGAATTGGCCAGCTCGACAGACAACTCCAACACATGGGCAAAGGACTACTGGAAGTGTATCGTCAACATAATGAGCAGGATGCCCTGCGCTACCGGGTGGACTTCTTACATCGAACTGTCCGAGACTTCTTTTCAAGAAATGAAATATTGCAAGGCACAGATGGAGTCAGTCAAA ATATCTTCTCGAAGAGAGTTCTCCCCTATCAGGGCAGCGCTTGTTTGCAGCTATTAGAAATGTAG
- a CDS encoding Zn(II)2Cys6 transcription factor domain-containing protein (predicted protein) encodes MTPQTKSYRPPRRRPAHLRTKTGCLTCRKRKKKCDETPGTCSNCARRWLSCEWPANLRVNQKHTGPEQLPHSKTHSERSPQLLINEWHATQYAFVADYAASASPSWDTEGGSEVLPSPMESNTPSSQDDFMMALSSNPSSSLNYISPSICLSPAITPASAPLFNFLRAVFLPQLIRPMAHDRVIKSAADESLILALHTPFYMHALLACCGAEIPVDDMCSQVHFQKLARMHYVKAIAGLRESLDSGILDAENTAIIRTSLMLCIYERSKPRLSRGVDAHILGLAQLIQLRFRHNQTTTEFQSESETNTARVILEAFIFHATTCIPFQQTTKQPEPVEAALSLAETRLQEMYRWKVPVHPESPVLGAPPKLFVYAREIALMHERSSVEGIDIARCYELQQLLSHFNECGFEESAHSSEYDRLARTTYTPLLLGPRLYIVVSKILLEHMINNNSTTTDTSLQDAHRKCLLSQAMAFWKATRNGTMRRLVDMLTTLWQI; translated from the exons ATGACACCCCAAACAAAAAGCTACCGTCCACCTCGTCGACGACCGGCGCATTTGCGGACGAAGACTGGCTGTCTCACAT gcaggaagaggaagaagaagtgtgATGAGACTCCCGGGACATGCTCTAATTGTGCCCGAAGGTGGCTTTCCTGTGAATGGCCTGCGAACCTACGTGTGAATCAGAAACATACCGGTCCTGAACAACTGCCGCACAGCAAAACCCATTCAGAAAGATCTCCTCAGCTTCTCATCAATGAATGGCATGCTACCCAGTATGCATTTGTGGCAGACTATGCAGCTAGCGCTTCTCCCTCCTGGGATACCGAAGGAGGAAGCGAGGTGCTTCCTTCTCCCATGGAGTCTAATACACCAAGCAGTCAAGATGACTTCATGATGGCTCTTTCCAGCAATCCTTCATCTAGTCTCAACTATATCTCCCCATCGATCTGTCTATCACCCGCCATAACCCCTGCCAGCGCGCCTTTATTTAACTTCCTAAGGGCTGTCTTTCTGCCTCAATTAATCCGACCAATGGCCCATGATAGGGTCATCAAATCTGCCGCCGACGAGTCATTGATACTGGCATTACATACTCCCTTCTACATGCATGCCCTTCTCGCGTGCTGTGGTGCAGAAATACCGGTGGACGACATGTGTTCGCAGGTACATTTCCAGAAGCTTGCCCGCATGCATTACGTTAAAGCTATTGCGGGACTACGTGAAAGTCTCGACAGCGGCATATTGGATGCTGAGAACACAGCAATCATTCGAACATCACTTATGCTGTGTATCTATGAG AGATCAAAGCCACGCCTCTCAAGGGGCGTGGATGCCCACATACTTGGCCTTGCACAGCTAATTCAGCTGCGCTTTCGACATAACCAAACAACAACTGAATTTCAATCAGAATCGGAGACCAACACGGCTCGTGTAATACTAGAAGCTTTCATATTCCATGCGACCACATGTATTCCGTTTCAACAAACGACGAAGCAACCCGAGCCTGTCGAAGCCGCCCTTTCACTAGCAGAGACCAGACTCCAAGAAATGTACAGATGGAAGGTACCGGTCCATCCCGAGTCACCTGTGCTCGGAGCACCGCCGAAGCTGTTCGTATATGCCCGGGAGATCGCCCTAATGCATGAGCGATCCTCTGTTGAGGGTATTGATATCGCAAGATGCTACGAGTTGCAACAACTGCTGAGCCATTTCAATGAATGTGGGTTTGAAGAGTCAGCTCATTCGTCCGAGTACGATCGGTTGGCCAGAACTACCTATACACCTCTTCTGTTAGGCCCGAGACTATACATTGTTGTTTCCAAGATACTTCTAGAGCATAtgatcaacaacaactcgaCCACTACCGACACCTCCCTTCAAGA TGCACACCGAAAATGTCTCTTGTCCCAAGCTATGGCCTTTTGGAAGGCGACAAGGAACGGGACAATGAGACGGTTGGTGGATATGCTGACGACCTTATGGCAGATATGA